The following proteins come from a genomic window of Miscanthus floridulus cultivar M001 chromosome 2, ASM1932011v1, whole genome shotgun sequence:
- the LOC136524733 gene encoding E3 ubiquitin-protein ligase RING1-like: protein MSTPAAAYYAAAARKQYFCYQCNRTVLIAASAAAAGELSCPECHGDFLEEVTVPAPTFIPLPFPFPFASTTTIPAGSTAPAPAAAPAPAAAGSGGSPPFSSSSSSAATSPSQPNDISSILNIFLGLGGEQPPIRSGGGSGSRAAAGTATPENEPEPFDPVMYFQNYIHSLMEGGANIQVLLDDPSVNLGSGPGLGRIGGASFGDYFVGPGLEQLIEQLAENDPNRYGTPPAAKSALSSLPDVVVTHTMVAAAEGAECAVCKEDFSPGEVAKQMPCKHIYHTDCIVPWLELHNSCPICRFELPTDDPDYEGRKGSNPQPAVGIAAAAAASGSSTAAEGQMEERQENPRVVERRFNVSLPWPFSGLGGQTSQQDGNSGGSGSNSQGGGSQDGGPPSSKK from the coding sequence ATGTCGACTCCTGCCGCCGCCTactacgccgccgccgcgcgcaagCAGTACTTTTGCTACCAATGCAACCGCACCGTCCTCATCGcggcctctgccgccgccgccggggagcTCTCGTGCCCCGAGTGCCACGGCGACTTCCTCGAGGAGGTCACCGTCCCTGCCCCGACCTTCATCCCGCTCCCCTTCCCGTTCCCCTTTGCCTCCACCACCACGATCCCCGCCGGCAGCACCGCCccggcccccgccgccgcccccgccccagCAGCCGCCGGCTCCGGCGGGTCCCCTCCcttctcgtcctcgtcctcctccgccgcgACCTCCCCGTCCCAGCCCAACGACATCTCCTCCATCCTCAACATCTTCCTCGGGCTCGGGGGCGAACAACCCCCCATCAGGTCTGGCGGCGGCTCCGGCTCGCGCGCAGCCGCCGGCACGGCCACCCCCGAGAACGAGCCGGAGCCCTTCGACCCGGTCATGTACTTCCAGAATTACATCCACAGCCTCATGGAGGGGGGCGCCAACATCCAGGTCCTCCTCGACGACCCCAGCGTCAACCTCGGCTCTGGACCCGGCCTCGGCCGCATCGGCGGGGCAAGCTTCGGGGATTACTTCGTCGGCCCAGGCCTCGAACAACTCATCGAGCAGCTCGCCGAGAACGACCCCAACCGCTATGGCACGCCGCCGGCTGCCAAGTCGGCCCTCTCCTCGCTCCCCGATGTTGTCGTGACTCACACCATGGTTGCAGCTGCGGAGGGTGCTGAGTGTGCCGTCTGCAAGGAGGATTTCTCGCCTGGGGAGGTGGCCAAGCAGATGCCCTGCAAGCACATCTACCACACCGACTGCATCGTGCCGTGGCTTGAGCTTCACAACTCGTGCCCCATCTGCCGCTTTGAGCTGCCCACTGACGATCCTGACTATGAGGGGCGGAAGGGCTCTAATCCTCAGCCGGCTGTTGGTattgctgctgctgcagctgcaTCTGGGAGCTCGACTGCTGCTGAGGGACAAATGGAGGAGAGGCAGGAGAATCCAAGGGTGGTTGAGAGGAGGTTCAATGTCTCGCTGCCATGGCCATTCAGTGGATTGGGAGGCCAAACATCGCAGCAGGATGGGAACAGTGGGGGCAGCGGAAGCAACTCACAAGGCGGTGGCTCGCAAGATGGTGGCCCACCCAGCAGCAAGAAATGA